One Streptosporangium sp. NBC_01495 DNA window includes the following coding sequences:
- a CDS encoding MFS transporter: MADAAAEGADTRGEGNAPAGGSNTGEAQPDLADPEEPGAPAVPADTGASAAPGGEPGAKPDLESGERPAGSPAGKPGRKIGLRARVRRRRAARAAATASEFQATESGTAQPVPETRGGMFRSLRVYNYRLFAAGGVVSNVGSWMQRTAQDLLVLDLTNGSAFALGVTVMLQFLPLLLFGLWGGMLADRYPKRLLLIVAQSLMGLLALTMGVLVVTGSAQVWQVFVMAFMLGLIACVEVPTRQSFVVEMVGRKDLSNAIALNASSFNLARVVGPAVAGVLIYALGGTGPIFLINALSFAGVLAGLMLMRTSELTTPEPVPRAKGQLREGLRYVMVRPELLMPILLIAFVSLFTQSFSMSIALMARQVFGAGAASFGLASSMFAVGALAGALMAARRVRPSRRLLVGGAVAFGVFQIASGLAPWYPLYLISLVPAGIALISVNTAANASVQLATSPEMRGRVMGIYVLVFTGGAPLGAPMLGWISELGGPRAGVMVGGALTLIGSGVAIMLTKMIGRRSHAAVRGVAAATSGAR, translated from the coding sequence GTGGCTGACGCAGCGGCTGAAGGAGCTGACACCCGAGGAGAGGGCAACGCTCCGGCAGGCGGCTCCAATACTGGAGAAGCTCAGCCGGATCTAGCCGACCCCGAGGAACCCGGAGCCCCGGCGGTCCCGGCCGACACCGGGGCGTCCGCCGCGCCGGGCGGAGAACCGGGCGCGAAGCCGGACCTGGAGTCCGGTGAGCGACCGGCTGGGAGCCCGGCCGGGAAGCCCGGCCGGAAGATCGGGCTGCGGGCGAGGGTCCGGCGGCGGCGGGCCGCGAGGGCCGCCGCCACCGCGAGCGAGTTCCAGGCCACGGAGAGCGGGACGGCCCAGCCCGTGCCCGAGACGCGGGGCGGGATGTTCCGGTCCCTGCGCGTCTACAACTACCGGCTGTTCGCGGCCGGGGGCGTGGTCTCCAACGTCGGCTCGTGGATGCAGCGCACCGCGCAGGACCTGCTGGTGCTCGACCTGACGAACGGCAGCGCCTTCGCGCTGGGCGTGACCGTCATGCTGCAGTTCCTGCCGTTGCTGCTCTTCGGCCTCTGGGGCGGCATGCTCGCCGACCGCTATCCCAAGCGGCTGCTGCTGATCGTCGCGCAGTCGCTCATGGGCCTGCTGGCGCTCACCATGGGCGTGCTCGTCGTGACCGGCTCGGCCCAGGTCTGGCAGGTGTTCGTGATGGCGTTCATGCTGGGCCTCATCGCCTGTGTCGAGGTGCCGACCCGGCAGTCGTTCGTCGTGGAGATGGTCGGCCGCAAGGACCTGTCCAACGCGATCGCGCTGAACGCGTCGAGCTTCAACCTGGCCCGCGTGGTCGGCCCGGCCGTCGCGGGTGTCCTGATCTACGCGCTCGGCGGCACCGGCCCGATCTTCCTGATCAACGCACTGTCCTTCGCGGGCGTGCTCGCCGGTCTGATGCTCATGCGCACCTCCGAGCTGACCACCCCCGAGCCGGTACCGAGGGCCAAGGGGCAGCTCCGCGAGGGCCTGCGCTACGTGATGGTGCGGCCCGAGCTGCTCATGCCGATACTGCTGATCGCCTTCGTCTCGCTGTTCACGCAGTCGTTCTCGATGTCGATCGCGCTCATGGCGCGTCAGGTCTTCGGGGCGGGCGCGGCCTCGTTCGGGCTGGCCTCCAGCATGTTCGCGGTCGGCGCCCTGGCGGGCGCGCTCATGGCGGCGCGGCGGGTACGGCCCAGCCGGAGGCTGCTGGTCGGCGGCGCGGTCGCGTTCGGCGTGTTCCAGATCGCCAGCGGCCTGGCCCCGTGGTACCCGCTCTACCTGATCTCTCTCGTGCCCGCGGGCATCGCGTTGATCTCGGTGAACACCGCCGCCAACGCAAGCGTGCAGCTCGCCACCTCGCCGGAGATGCGCGGCCGGGTGATGGGGATCTACGTGCTCGTGTTCACCGGGGGAGCCCCCCTCGGCGCGCCGATGCTCGGCTGGATCTCCGAGCTGGGCGGCCCTCGCGCTGGGGTCATGGTGGGAGGGGCGCTCACCCTGATCGGCTCAGGTGTGGCCATAATGCTGACAAAGATGATCGGCAGGAGGTCGCATGCGGCTGTTCGTGGGGTTGCTGCCGCCACCTCCGGTGCGCGATGA
- the thpR gene encoding RNA 2',3'-cyclic phosphodiesterase codes for MRLFVGLLPPPPVRDELILALEAHRPRWPGLRWLDPATWHVTLSFFGEVPEQVLPELRTRLADVAAHHAPMTLSLTGAGAFPSAGAARVFLTGLGGDRPELARLADRVGAEALGAGAGQTDRRRFTPHLSLARCRADTDVSPLVEAFGAFSGTAWEAGTVHLMRSDFGGGARYQTVEEWPLTARAPRGQS; via the coding sequence ATGCGGCTGTTCGTGGGGTTGCTGCCGCCACCTCCGGTGCGCGATGAGCTCATTCTCGCCCTCGAAGCCCACCGGCCGCGATGGCCGGGGCTTCGATGGCTGGACCCGGCGACCTGGCATGTGACGCTGTCGTTCTTCGGGGAGGTGCCCGAACAGGTGCTGCCCGAGTTGCGGACGCGGCTCGCCGACGTCGCCGCGCACCACGCACCGATGACGCTGTCGCTCACCGGCGCCGGGGCGTTTCCCTCGGCCGGTGCGGCGCGGGTCTTCCTGACCGGTCTGGGGGGCGACCGCCCGGAGCTCGCCCGTCTGGCCGACCGCGTGGGGGCCGAGGCGCTGGGTGCCGGAGCCGGGCAGACGGATCGCCGGAGGTTCACGCCGCACCTGAGCCTGGCCAGGTGCCGCGCCGACACGGACGTGAGCCCTCTGGTCGAGGCGTTCGGGGCGTTCTCCGGCACCGCGTGGGAGGCGGGGACGGTGCACCTGATGCGGAGCGACTTCGGGGGCGGGGCCCGCTATCAGACGGTCGAGGAATGGCCCCTGACGGCGCGGGCACCCCGCGGGCAGAGCTAG
- a CDS encoding aldo/keto reductase has protein sequence MDYTQLGRTGLKVSRLCLGTMNFGPVTTEDDSFAIMDHAHELGINFFDTANVYGWKKGEGVTEQIIGRWFAKGGGRREKTVIATKLYGSMGDWPNEGQLSALNIRRAADASLKRMQTDHIDLYQAHHVDRNTPFDEFWEAMDILKQQGKILYVGSSNFAGWHIAKAQESARRRNSLGLVSEQSHYNLVVRAPELEVIPAAEDYGVGLIPWSPLAGGLLGGILRKIDKGRSASEQITAQLEKHRDKIERYEEFCDELGEDPANVGLAWLLHQKVVTAPIIGPRTLDQLDGTTRALEIVLDEKALARLDEIFPGFKTAPEHYAW, from the coding sequence ATGGACTATACGCAGCTTGGCCGTACCGGCCTGAAGGTCAGCCGCCTCTGCCTGGGCACGATGAACTTCGGCCCCGTGACCACGGAGGACGACTCCTTCGCGATCATGGACCACGCCCACGAGCTGGGGATCAACTTTTTCGACACAGCCAATGTCTACGGCTGGAAGAAGGGCGAGGGCGTCACCGAGCAGATCATCGGCCGCTGGTTCGCCAAGGGAGGCGGGCGCCGCGAGAAGACGGTGATCGCCACGAAGCTCTACGGCTCGATGGGGGACTGGCCCAACGAGGGCCAGCTGTCCGCGCTCAACATCCGCCGCGCCGCCGACGCGTCGCTGAAGCGGATGCAGACCGACCACATCGACCTCTACCAGGCGCATCACGTCGACCGGAACACCCCGTTCGACGAGTTCTGGGAGGCCATGGACATCCTCAAGCAGCAGGGCAAGATCCTGTACGTGGGGTCGTCCAACTTCGCGGGCTGGCACATCGCCAAGGCCCAGGAGAGCGCGCGGCGCCGCAACAGCCTCGGTCTGGTCTCCGAGCAGTCCCACTACAACCTGGTCGTCCGCGCGCCGGAGCTTGAGGTGATCCCGGCGGCCGAGGACTACGGCGTGGGCCTGATCCCGTGGAGCCCGCTCGCGGGCGGCCTGCTCGGCGGCATCCTGCGGAAGATCGACAAGGGACGTTCGGCCTCGGAGCAGATCACCGCCCAGCTGGAGAAGCACCGCGACAAGATCGAGCGCTACGAGGAGTTCTGCGACGAGCTGGGCGAGGATCCGGCGAACGTCGGCCTGGCGTGGCTGCTCCACCAGAAGGTCGTCACCGCGCCGATCATCGGGCCGCGCACGCTCGACCAGCTCGACGGCACCACCAGGGCACTGGAGATCGTTCTGGACGAGAAGGCCCTGGCCCGCCTGGACGAGATCTTCCCCGGCTTCAAAACGGCGCCCGAGCACTACGCCTGGTAG
- a CDS encoding SCO7613 C-terminal domain-containing membrane protein, whose translation MHDENPASGLRSPSPVGCPECSAPIAGAHERCPRCALPLRGPVAAELWRLDGALAGLRAREAELLIRRGHLLGLLGQERAERERAEREPAGQERTGQAQAERERARKERTGQAQAERERARKERTGQAQAEREPARKERTGQAQAEREPAGKERAGKERAHLAGGGPAGRPEAVSGQGKDFSPRAVQNLLLGLGGLLLVVAAVVFTVVSWGSMGLGGRAAILAAVTGLTFAVPRLLVRRGLVTTAETIAMLGAALLFLDGYAARRTGLAGADGLAGPHYAALLFALVALAMAGYSRLLPLRLPLPVAIVLAQFPLPLLAFDETASWITAALAATAAADAAFLVFHMAGRSSESGIGAAAPAGSAKDGAEVMARAEIDVEGVSGDGSQRMTDDPAQHGRGGVPEEASGVPGDMSGVPEEASGVPEEASGVPEDAPGVPKKAPGASGDAPDMPEDTPGMPGEAPGVPGEAPGGRGPLTTVAVCFGVVWGLGVCHGLLESLLKTLNPFSGGDPAIVSLWEALLLVTLAVIGLAVARGVRNTDRLRVVTAVSVLVLTAGLAAPAWPLIPPAWWVVPYTVAALLTVAVMLYAPGLDEPRVRSAGAVSAGVLAVATALPFANDVIFTLFAPFNRLGDVWSGSPGFADAGLIAPFPQFPVVSGLLAVASALAAARGRAAMGFAALATGTLATAVAPVAFGWGHRVDLVVLPALAVVLVAGMTLAGRPRWARAFAIAAGAVSAVATATALAERSGTYVTLGVLLVAWGAAAFAARVRGAAAFSLVVGVLSATGLMWAVSAGTRWLPAGDGLSLSLAAGAVLAALLASREGSTARPSLPEGTPGENGDLRRSAGLVLSAVLAACAVVSAHAATTAILGFHRPLVRPWTAVAGPAGGHPPLVAVVVLVAAAAVLVSWQVARRRGAIRAVLLAWPAAVVALPVSVALPYGVELGLFVAGIVPTAWMAARSRANAVFGGVAALWTAFVAISWALMSEPATLVVLPAVAVIAVAVVLGDRARAGTRAEARAATPVAFGDRAVAPVAAGLATLLAGGEALAAGLALDWPVRHAAFGPLAVACAAAVVAGRFRRAPFAVGVEAAGYVLVGAGLPLASADLPLASLACAVAGVLMAGTALRPDRRWAGYAGTGLLLPASWLRLLASDISVIEAYAVPFSLVLLGFGWWRARGGKMSSWGAYGPGLVSSLVPSVLALLAGSGWLRPLLLGVVSLAVLLAGARFRLQAPAVLGGLTVAVVALHELAPWIAEVVVLVPRWVPMALGGLLLVVVGATYEARLRDVRRLRGAVGRMR comes from the coding sequence ATGCATGACGAGAACCCGGCGTCGGGCCTCCGCTCCCCCTCGCCGGTGGGCTGTCCCGAGTGCTCGGCCCCCATCGCGGGGGCGCACGAGCGCTGCCCGCGCTGCGCGCTACCTCTGAGGGGGCCGGTGGCGGCCGAGCTGTGGCGGCTCGACGGTGCCCTCGCGGGGCTGCGCGCCCGCGAGGCGGAACTTCTCATCCGGCGCGGCCACCTGCTCGGCCTGCTCGGGCAGGAACGGGCCGAACGGGAGCGGGCCGAACGGGAGCCGGCCGGGCAGGAACGGACCGGGCAGGCGCAGGCCGAACGGGAGCGGGCCCGAAAGGAACGGACCGGGCAGGCGCAGGCCGAACGGGAGCGGGCCCGAAAGGAACGGACCGGGCAGGCGCAGGCCGAACGGGAGCCGGCCCGAAAGGAACGGACCGGGCAGGCGCAGGCCGAACGGGAGCCGGCCGGAAAGGAACGGGCCGGAAAGGAGCGGGCGCACCTGGCCGGTGGCGGACCTGCCGGGCGGCCGGAGGCGGTGTCAGGGCAGGGGAAGGACTTCTCGCCCCGGGCGGTGCAGAACCTGCTGCTCGGCCTCGGCGGGCTGCTGCTGGTCGTCGCGGCCGTGGTGTTCACGGTGGTCAGCTGGGGGAGCATGGGCCTCGGCGGCCGGGCGGCGATCCTGGCCGCCGTCACCGGGCTGACCTTCGCCGTGCCGAGACTCCTGGTGAGGCGCGGGCTCGTCACCACCGCCGAGACCATCGCGATGCTCGGCGCGGCGCTGCTCTTCCTGGACGGCTACGCGGCCCGGCGGACAGGGCTGGCCGGGGCCGACGGCCTGGCCGGACCCCATTACGCCGCCCTGCTGTTCGCCCTGGTCGCGCTCGCCATGGCGGGCTACTCGCGACTCCTCCCGCTGCGCCTGCCGCTGCCCGTCGCGATCGTTCTCGCCCAGTTCCCGCTCCCGCTGCTCGCTTTCGACGAGACGGCGTCGTGGATCACCGCCGCGCTCGCCGCGACGGCCGCCGCCGACGCCGCCTTCCTGGTGTTCCACATGGCGGGCCGGAGTTCCGAGTCCGGCATAGGAGCGGCGGCGCCCGCGGGTTCGGCGAAGGACGGGGCCGAGGTCATGGCCCGAGCCGAGATCGACGTCGAGGGCGTGTCCGGAGACGGGTCGCAGCGGATGACCGATGATCCGGCTCAGCACGGGCGGGGCGGCGTGCCCGAAGAGGCGTCTGGCGTGCCCGGAGACATGTCTGGCGTGCCCGAAGAGGCATCCGGCGTGCCCGAAGAGGCATCCGGCGTGCCCGAAGATGCGCCCGGCGTGCCCAAGAAGGCGCCTGGCGCGTCCGGAGACGCGCCTGACATGCCCGAAGACACGCCCGGCATGCCCGGGGAGGCGCCTGGCGTGCCCGGGGAGGCGCCCGGCGGGCGCGGGCCGCTGACGACGGTCGCGGTCTGTTTTGGCGTGGTGTGGGGGCTGGGGGTGTGCCACGGGCTTCTGGAATCGCTCCTGAAGACGCTGAATCCGTTCTCCGGCGGCGATCCGGCGATCGTCTCGCTCTGGGAGGCCCTGCTGCTGGTCACGCTGGCCGTGATCGGGCTCGCGGTCGCGCGGGGGGTGCGGAACACGGACCGCCTCCGGGTCGTCACCGCGGTTTCGGTGCTCGTGCTGACGGCGGGACTGGCGGCCCCCGCCTGGCCGCTGATACCGCCCGCCTGGTGGGTCGTGCCGTACACGGTGGCGGCGCTGCTCACCGTGGCGGTCATGCTGTACGCGCCCGGTCTGGACGAGCCGCGGGTCCGTTCGGCCGGTGCCGTCTCCGCCGGGGTGCTGGCGGTGGCCACCGCACTACCTTTCGCGAACGATGTGATCTTCACGCTGTTCGCCCCGTTCAACCGGCTCGGCGATGTGTGGTCGGGATCTCCGGGCTTCGCCGATGCCGGGCTGATCGCGCCGTTCCCGCAGTTCCCGGTCGTGTCGGGGCTGCTGGCCGTCGCCTCGGCACTGGCGGCCGCGCGGGGGCGGGCCGCCATGGGGTTCGCCGCGCTCGCCACCGGGACGCTCGCGACGGCCGTCGCCCCCGTCGCCTTCGGCTGGGGTCACCGGGTGGACCTCGTGGTCCTGCCGGCGCTGGCCGTCGTCCTCGTGGCCGGTATGACCCTGGCCGGGCGGCCGCGGTGGGCGAGGGCCTTCGCGATCGCCGCCGGTGCGGTGTCCGCGGTGGCGACGGCCACCGCGCTCGCCGAGCGGTCCGGCACGTACGTGACGCTCGGCGTCCTGCTCGTCGCCTGGGGCGCGGCGGCGTTCGCGGCCCGGGTACGTGGGGCGGCGGCGTTCTCGCTGGTCGTCGGGGTGCTGTCGGCGACCGGCCTGATGTGGGCCGTCTCCGCCGGGACCCGGTGGCTTCCCGCGGGTGACGGCCTGTCCCTGTCCCTGGCCGCCGGTGCGGTGCTCGCGGCGCTCCTCGCTTCGCGCGAAGGCTCGACGGCCAGGCCTTCCTTGCCCGAGGGCACGCCGGGGGAGAACGGTGATCTCCGGAGGTCCGCCGGGCTGGTGCTGAGTGCCGTGCTGGCGGCGTGCGCGGTCGTCTCCGCGCACGCCGCCACCACCGCGATCCTCGGTTTCCATCGCCCCCTCGTACGGCCGTGGACGGCTGTGGCAGGCCCGGCGGGCGGCCATCCGCCGCTCGTGGCGGTGGTCGTCCTCGTCGCCGCGGCGGCGGTGCTGGTCTCCTGGCAGGTCGCGCGGCGCCGGGGCGCGATCAGGGCGGTGCTGCTCGCCTGGCCTGCGGCGGTGGTGGCACTGCCGGTGTCGGTCGCCCTGCCGTACGGGGTGGAGCTGGGGTTGTTCGTCGCCGGTATCGTCCCCACGGCGTGGATGGCGGCGCGGAGCCGCGCGAACGCGGTTTTCGGCGGGGTGGCGGCGCTGTGGACCGCCTTCGTCGCCATCTCCTGGGCCCTCATGAGCGAGCCCGCGACCCTGGTCGTCCTTCCCGCCGTGGCGGTGATCGCCGTTGCGGTCGTGCTGGGTGACCGGGCGAGGGCCGGGACGAGGGCGGAAGCGAGGGCGGCGACGCCGGTCGCGTTCGGGGACCGGGCGGTGGCACCGGTCGCGGCCGGGCTGGCGACACTGCTGGCGGGCGGGGAGGCGCTGGCGGCCGGGTTGGCGCTGGACTGGCCGGTACGGCACGCGGCGTTCGGCCCGCTCGCCGTGGCCTGCGCGGCGGCGGTCGTGGCGGGCCGGTTCAGGAGGGCGCCGTTCGCGGTCGGTGTGGAGGCGGCGGGGTACGTCCTCGTGGGAGCGGGCCTGCCGCTCGCCTCGGCCGACCTGCCACTGGCGAGCCTGGCCTGCGCCGTGGCGGGCGTGCTGATGGCCGGTACGGCGCTGCGGCCCGATCGCCGGTGGGCCGGATACGCCGGAACGGGCCTCCTGCTGCCGGCCTCCTGGCTACGGCTGCTCGCCTCCGACATCAGCGTGATCGAGGCGTACGCGGTTCCGTTCTCGCTGGTGCTGCTGGGGTTCGGCTGGTGGCGGGCGCGCGGAGGGAAGATGTCGTCCTGGGGCGCCTACGGTCCCGGGCTCGTCTCCAGCCTGGTACCCAGCGTGCTCGCGCTGCTCGCCGGCTCGGGCTGGCTCCGGCCGCTGCTGCTCGGCGTGGTCTCGCTGGCCGTGCTGCTGGCCGGTGCCCGGTTCCGGCTCCAGGCCCCGGCGGTCCTCGGCGGGCTGACCGTGGCCGTCGTCGCCCTGCACGAACTGGCGCCGTGGATCGCGGAGGTGGTCGTGCTGGTGCCCCGATGGGTGCCGATGGCGCTGGGCGGGTTGCTGCTCGTGGTCGTCGGCGCGACCTACGAGGCGCGCCTGCGGGACGTGCGACGCCTGCGGGGCGCGGTCGGACGGATGCGCTGA
- a CDS encoding STAS domain-containing protein, with the protein MSRELSIDVDHHGHADCTVITVAGDIDRNSSGQLRETIEQLVSDYRPRIVIDAEGITFCDSTGLRILLSGARVTSEAGGWLRLAGISDVLKRLLQMTGLSAWFPVDPDVATSLDHAARRNTQSSG; encoded by the coding sequence ATGAGCAGAGAACTCTCCATCGACGTCGATCACCACGGGCACGCGGACTGCACCGTGATCACTGTTGCGGGTGACATCGACCGTAATTCCAGCGGACAGCTCAGGGAGACCATCGAACAGCTGGTCTCCGACTACCGCCCGCGGATCGTCATCGACGCCGAAGGCATCACCTTCTGCGACTCCACCGGGCTGCGGATACTTCTGAGTGGCGCGCGGGTCACCTCGGAGGCGGGCGGATGGCTGCGCCTTGCCGGGATATCGGACGTCCTCAAACGCCTCCTGCAGATGACCGGCCTCTCCGCCTGGTTCCCCGTCGACCCCGACGTGGCGACCTCTCTCGACCACGCCGCCCGCCGCAACACGCAGTCCTCCGGCTGA
- a CDS encoding NAD-dependent epimerase/dehydratase family protein translates to MRVLITGASGFVGSHAVAALLADGHEPRLLIRDPEKTREVLAAVGVTEEVPLHRADIRDAAAVRDGLEQCDAVIHAAAEIGVIGRAGDLDGTNVTGAKNVLGQAVELGLDPIVHISTISVFVPPAGPVITTESPLSTPRNEYGRSKISAERYARRLQDQGMPITIVYPAGVTGPYQPSLDAMVEGLRAGLEQGWPITAGGANIVDVRDLAVVLARCLEPGRGPRRFMLGGHYLTWAQLADVCDEVTGNRCRRFRIHRSVLRGAAAVGDVMKLIKEIDYPLTRDAVEMMVTMVRTYDTPTLEALGVGLRPVQETVADSLRWLAQEGHLTTDKVGRLAGSVTR, encoded by the coding sequence ATGCGCGTTCTGATAACCGGAGCATCAGGTTTCGTCGGCTCGCATGCGGTCGCCGCGCTCCTCGCCGACGGGCATGAGCCGCGTCTTCTCATACGCGATCCGGAGAAAACGCGCGAGGTGCTCGCCGCCGTCGGGGTGACGGAAGAGGTTCCCCTGCACAGGGCCGATATCCGCGACGCGGCGGCCGTGCGGGACGGGCTCGAACAGTGCGACGCGGTCATTCACGCCGCAGCGGAAATCGGGGTCATCGGCCGGGCCGGAGACCTGGACGGTACGAATGTGACCGGGGCGAAGAACGTCCTCGGGCAGGCCGTCGAACTCGGTCTCGACCCGATCGTGCACATTTCCACCATTAGTGTCTTCGTGCCCCCGGCCGGGCCGGTGATCACGACCGAGAGTCCGCTCTCCACGCCGAGGAACGAGTACGGCAGGAGCAAGATCTCCGCCGAACGCTACGCCAGGAGGCTCCAGGACCAGGGGATGCCGATCACGATCGTCTACCCGGCCGGGGTCACCGGGCCGTACCAGCCCTCGCTGGACGCGATGGTGGAGGGCCTGCGCGCCGGGCTGGAACAGGGCTGGCCGATCACCGCGGGCGGCGCCAACATCGTCGACGTACGGGATCTGGCCGTCGTGCTCGCCCGCTGCCTCGAACCGGGGCGGGGGCCGCGCCGGTTCATGCTGGGCGGGCACTACCTCACCTGGGCGCAGCTCGCCGACGTCTGCGACGAGGTGACGGGGAACCGCTGCCGGAGGTTCAGGATCCACCGGTCGGTGCTGCGCGGCGCGGCGGCCGTGGGCGACGTGATGAAGCTGATCAAGGAGATCGACTACCCGCTGACCAGGGACGCCGTCGAGATGATGGTCACGATGGTCCGCACGTACGACACCCCGACCCTGGAGGCGCTCGGCGTGGGCCTGCGGCCGGTCCAGGAGACCGTCGCCGACTCGCTGCGCTGGCTGGCCCAGGAAGGACATCTCACCACCGACAAGGTCGGGAGGCTGGCGGGTAGTGTCACGCGGTGA
- the lhgO gene encoding L-2-hydroxyglutarate oxidase, which translates to MKVGIVGAGIVGLAVARETALTYGATVTVLDKEDRVGAHQTGHNSGVVHAGIYYRPGSLKARLCREGVALLRQYCAEHRIPYDEVGKLVVASTGPERPELRRIAERARANGVPGIAELDALALREIEPHAVGVGAVHSPHTAIVDFPAVARRLALDVEESGGSVLLSHPVRAVRETASGVSVTAGERTLDFDRVIVCAGLGTDTVARMAGIPGDVRIVPFRGEYYALAGEAKNLVRGLVYPVPDPRYPFLGVHLTRRIDGEVLVGPNAVMALALEGYSWRDVDLADLGRILAWRGTRRLAARHWRTGIREVAGSMGKGSFLRAARRYVPALTGADLVKTAGGVRAQAVDGRGGMLDDFAIDVHGRVALVRNAPSPAATSSLAIARHIVGLASVLTS; encoded by the coding sequence ATGAAGGTCGGGATCGTCGGCGCGGGAATCGTCGGGCTGGCCGTGGCCAGGGAGACGGCGCTGACCTACGGGGCCACCGTGACCGTCCTCGACAAGGAGGACCGCGTCGGAGCCCACCAGACCGGGCACAACAGCGGTGTCGTCCACGCGGGGATCTACTACCGTCCCGGTTCGCTCAAGGCCAGGCTCTGCAGGGAGGGCGTGGCGCTGCTCAGGCAGTACTGCGCCGAGCACCGCATCCCGTACGACGAGGTCGGCAAGCTCGTCGTCGCCTCCACCGGGCCGGAGCGGCCCGAGCTGCGGAGGATCGCCGAGCGGGCCCGCGCGAACGGGGTTCCCGGCATCGCCGAGCTCGACGCGCTGGCCCTGCGCGAGATCGAGCCGCACGCCGTCGGCGTGGGCGCCGTCCACTCCCCGCACACCGCGATCGTCGACTTCCCCGCCGTCGCCCGGCGCCTGGCCCTGGACGTGGAGGAGAGCGGCGGCTCGGTGCTGCTGTCCCACCCGGTGCGCGCCGTACGGGAGACCGCGAGCGGGGTGAGCGTCACGGCGGGGGAGCGGACGCTGGACTTCGACCGGGTGATCGTCTGCGCCGGGCTCGGCACCGACACCGTCGCGCGGATGGCGGGGATCCCCGGCGACGTACGGATCGTCCCCTTCCGCGGCGAGTACTACGCGCTGGCCGGGGAGGCGAAGAACCTGGTCCGCGGGCTCGTCTACCCGGTTCCCGACCCCCGCTACCCGTTCCTCGGCGTGCACCTGACCCGCAGGATCGACGGCGAGGTGCTGGTCGGCCCCAACGCGGTCATGGCGCTGGCGCTGGAGGGCTACTCCTGGCGGGACGTCGACCTCGCCGACCTGGGCCGGATCCTGGCCTGGCGGGGCACCCGGCGGCTGGCGGCCAGGCACTGGCGGACCGGGATCAGGGAGGTGGCCGGTTCGATGGGTAAAGGATCCTTCCTGCGGGCCGCGCGCCGCTACGTCCCTGCCCTGACCGGCGCCGACCTGGTTAAAACCGCCGGAGGCGTGCGCGCACAGGCTGTGGACGGGCGGGGCGGCATGCTGGACGACTTCGCGATCGACGTGCACGGCCGCGTCGCCCTCGTGCGCAACGCCCCCTCACCGGCCGCCACGTCAAGTTTGGCGATTGCCAGGCATATTGTGGGGTTAGCCTCTGTGTTGACCAGTTAA
- a CDS encoding response regulator transcription factor, with product MWAGENRPVTDSPEARLLIVEDEPNILELLAASLRFAGFGVNTAGNGTDAVAAVQRHRPDLIVLDVMLPDMDGFDVVRRLRGGGSDTPVVFLTARDATEDKIRGLTAGGDDYVTKPFSLEEVVARIRAVLRRTGSGDLVPRPPRLTFADVELDEESHEVWRGGKAVALSPTEFKLLRYFMANAGRVLSKAQILDHVWDYDFRGDVGIVESYVSVLRRKIDNVEPRLIHTLRGVGYVLRLPPAP from the coding sequence ATGTGGGCCGGTGAAAATAGACCAGTGACCGACTCACCCGAAGCCCGTCTGCTGATCGTCGAGGACGAGCCCAACATTCTCGAGCTTCTGGCCGCGAGCCTGAGGTTCGCCGGGTTCGGCGTCAACACGGCGGGCAACGGCACGGACGCCGTCGCCGCCGTCCAGCGGCACCGGCCCGACCTCATCGTGCTCGACGTGATGCTCCCCGACATGGACGGCTTCGACGTCGTACGGCGCCTGCGCGGCGGCGGCAGTGACACGCCGGTGGTCTTCCTCACCGCGCGTGACGCCACCGAGGACAAGATCCGGGGGCTGACCGCGGGCGGGGACGACTACGTGACCAAGCCGTTCAGCCTGGAGGAGGTCGTGGCCCGCATCCGGGCCGTGCTGCGCCGTACCGGCTCCGGCGACCTCGTCCCCAGGCCGCCCCGGCTCACCTTCGCCGACGTCGAGCTCGACGAGGAGAGCCACGAGGTGTGGCGCGGGGGCAAGGCGGTGGCGCTGTCGCCGACGGAGTTCAAGCTGCTGCGCTACTTCATGGCGAACGCGGGGCGGGTGCTGTCCAAGGCCCAGATCCTCGACCACGTGTGGGACTACGACTTCAGGGGCGACGTCGGGATCGTGGAGTCCTACGTCTCCGTGCTACGCCGCAAGATCGACAATGTCGAGCCGAGACTGATCCACACCCTGCGCGGTGTCGGATACGTGCTGCGCTTACCACCGGCCCCCTGA